The region AAGGAATTCGACAATGTAACTGCAAGTGAGAAGAGgacctttgttgaaaactccggtttccTCAGATCTTTTACTGTCTTAGAGACTAGCTGACAACAGAAAAAAATGAATAGATTCAttcttatttctccttcacaTTTTATCTATTCTTTCACCACTGCaagtgcttgttgttgcgttctttattttgcttttcactagttctgtttgctcTCAAACCTTGCTAATTGACTGCTAATGTTTTGCACTTACATCGCTTCTGCAAGTGCTCACTTTCTTCACTTCTTCATGTCTTACATTCAATCCGGTACCTCCTTACATcggatgatcatatcccaaaactcatcgaacatataattctgctcgagatgagagctctATTCAAATCACTTCATGCGACATGTCACTTCCTACCagacatgtcacacttgaATGCCTATCTTGACAGACCTTGACAACGTTGCTCGTTTTGGGGTATGGTAGTGTTATTATTGACAACAATCTAACTGTGACGTATTTGTCAGAAACAAATCTTTTATGTTAGCAGCGATGTGATATAAATAATTTGGAATCATGTGTCGGCACATCATTTGTCGTTTCATCTTTTTCTGCACGTCTCTCTGCTAGCTACGATGGAACAGTTCGGATTGGTAAAATTGCAGTCTAGAGTCGAAGATTTTGTGTTCCCTCTTACATCGACCTACCTTCCATAGAGCACGTGTGTCGATGCAAGTCCAACCTTCTGCCAAAATCACTAAACTTCACCGTGAGTAATAACCATCGCTGAACGATCTTCGTAGCTCAAATTGTTTTTGAAACAAATATTGACCCGACTCTGAGTTGCACATTTCAATCAACAACAGCTTTGCAAGTATGCTCAGCTCGGCGTGTGGCAATAAACTCCCGGAAGATATTTCCAGTTGTTGTTTCGATAATAATAATAAGCCCGCTCTGATCCCGCCGTCAGAAAGCGATGAGTCGTTTTCGAGTGCCGAACAGTCTACTCGATCGGAATCCGGGGAGCTTGAAATGGACTGGTCTCTCCTCGATTCTAAAAAGGATGTTCTCCGCGGTAAAAAGTCGGTCTTGGTCGACAATAGTTTATCGAAGGCTAGGATACGGACAGGTCGTGTAGCATGGGGAGAGCTAGGAGTCCGCCTGTTTTCTGTCATGCCGGGCGATCATCCTGACTGCTTGCAAGGCCCACCTGTGAGTAGAGACTTCGAAGGAAAGGTATGAAGATCGCTTTGCCCACTAATTGTACTTGCCATTTTTTTAGTTGACTTTAGAATGGAAATACTTTGATCAAGTTAACACAACAATTGACATCTTTGAGGAACAACGTCCGCAACGTAAGCACCATGACGACTTACGCCTACATTGGATCGTCCGGACTAGACTTTTGAAATCGCTGGGATTTGGGATTGCTGAGCTTACAGAGGCACAAAATGACTCGCATAGAACTCGGCAGAAACGAGATCTCACTTTAAAGAGAGTCAACTATGATTGGTTTTATGAGTTCCAACAATCTCTCTTGCGGAAGGTTGGCAGATTATTCGTACATAGGAAAGTGCTGACGACAAATTATTGAGTTTGCCAGTCGCTCTATTTTGACTCGGATCTACGCTCCTGGGTAGTTTGTCTATTTGACATTCTACTATTGAGTTTCTCGATCACCTGGCTTGCTCTGCCTATTGTTTCTTTCCTTTAACTTTATGTTAGACTTTTTATGAAGGGGTTTTACTGATTGTCTTTGACTTTTGAAGGTATTtttgcgaaagaaaaatgatCAACGCTATCATAGCTTAAAACACTaacaaaaaagaagtgaATGTTCGTAGTGGTACCTAGCCCATATCCCAATCCCCCGTCTCAGATCGCCATCCAAGTTGTCATTCTAAACACATTTTTTTGGctcttcacagtcaattcttTCCACTACAGATTTGCTTAAGCATGGtgtcgaagaagaatatGGGAATTCCGGACGGATCGAACGAAGAAGTTCCAGTGCTCTCTCCTGTAGACTCGGTGGATGAAGAGGAAAGTAGTGTGTACGATTCAGATGCGCAGGAGCCGTATGACAGTGCAGACAGCGAGTCAGACAactcggacgacgacgagggCTTTGAAGATCAAGGCTCGTCGGATGAAGACGATAGCCTTCTAAAGAACCAaaaggatgaagaagaatcaGATGATGAAGACGTTGCTATTTCATACGAGAAGGTTCCGCGTACTTGGACCATGGGAACTTCCCAAAAACGGAATGGAGAAGGTGACGCCAAGACAGCTGCTTGGATGCACACCGACGACTGGTCAtctgacgatgacgatgcgGAGGGAATAGGAAATCGCATTGGCCGAGTTCCTATTCACTGGTATGATGACTTCGATCACGTAGGCTACGATACCCATGGAAACAAGGTCGTCAAGTCGGCGAGTGCCGCCGGAGCTGGTGATCGTATCGATCAAGCCATTGAGCTGCAGGACAACATGGCCAAGGGGAAGTTTGTCGTACACGATATGTTGAACGATCGCAATGTGCAACTCTCAACTCGGCAGCTTGAATTGATACGTCGTGTTCAAGGTGGTGCATTTGCTCATCCTGAGCACGACTCCACTCCGGAGTACATCGACTATTTTTCTGGCGTTAACAAGGAAATTTCTGGTTTGGGCTCTGACCAGTATGAACGGAAGGCCCGTTTTCAACCCAGCAAATGGGAGAAGATGCAGGTCGATAAGCTATtggaaaagttggaaaatGGCGATATAAATATGGATTATTTGACAGGGAAAATCCGCGACATGAACGAAGTACATAGGAAGAAGGAGGGTCCAGAAAAGCCATTTATGCTGTGGACCGGCGAAGAGGAAGACCTGTTAAATATGAGAAAAGGACCACAGCATATCGCTGCTCCAAAGCTTCCGCCCCCAGGTCATGCGGAGAGTTATGTTCCACCCAATGAGTATCTACCTACCGAGGAGGATCTtaagaaatggaaagagaTGGAACCAAAAGACCGCCCCCATGGCCATCTGATTCCCAAAAAATTCCCAAACCTTCGTTCCGTTGGAGCCTACGAGCATTCCGTACGAGAATCTTTTGAGCGCTGTCTTGATCTATATCTCTGTCCACGTGTTATGAAGCGGCGACTGAATATTGACCCCGAAAGCTTGGTTCCACGTCTACCCCGCGCAAACGACCTGAAGCCCTTCCCGACAGCCAAGTGCATCGAATATATTACGCCTTTTGAGGGCAACGAAACTCCGACTATTCGTTGCGTTACTGCGAGTCCTGATGGTCAATTCATGGCTTCTGGGGCTTCTGACGGCTGCGTACGGATGTGGGAAGTCGAAACCGGACGATTGTTGAGAACCTGGGATCTTCATTTTTCAGTCGTAAAAGCTTCGACTaccggcgacgacgaaagtgcCATGAGAACGAAGCCTGTCGTATGCTTGGAATGGAATCCAAACCGATCTCACCATTGCTTACTGGCTGTTATCGCAGAGTATGCTGTCGTGAT is a window of Phaeodactylum tricornutum CCAP 1055/1 chromosome 28, whole genome shotgun sequence DNA encoding:
- a CDS encoding predicted protein, coding for YDDFDHVGYDTHGNKVVKSASAAGAGDRIDQAIELQDNMAKGKFVVHDMLNDRNVQLSTRQLELIRRVQGGAFAHPEHDSTPEYIDYFSGVNKEISGLGSDQYERKARFQPSKWEKMQVDKLLEKLENGDINMDYLTGKIRDMNEVHRKKEGPEKPFMLWTGEEEDLLNMRKGPQHIAAPKLPPPGHAESYVPPNEYLPTEEDLKKWKEMEPKDRPHGHLIPKKFPNLRSVGAYEHSVRESFERCLDLYLCPRVMKRRLNIDPESLVPRLPRANDLKPFPTAKCIEYITPFEGNETPTIRCVTASPDGQFMASGASDGCVRMWEVETGRLLRTWDLHFSVVKASTTGDDESAMRTKPVVCLEWNPNRSHHCLLAVIAEYAVVIATGTANEKDMEITEAVLAAASKGGNMSSAKASKSVQWILVESGLEEKPVSVYGSLSGPICALKTNREMTNVRWHAKGDYFVSVNPKAGSAAVLIHQLSKGNSQQPFSKAKGETQLACFHPNKPFLFVASQQHVRIYHLVKQNMVKRLASGCRWISSIDVHPSGDHLIVGSLDRRMIWFDLDLSSTPYKTLKYHERALRSCRYHNRYPLMASASDDGAVHVFHSMVYSDLMRNPLVVPVKILRGHAVTKKLGVLSIVFHPTQPWIFTAGADGRIFLYQDI